A portion of the Misgurnus anguillicaudatus chromosome 16, ASM2758022v2, whole genome shotgun sequence genome contains these proteins:
- the rab11fip5b gene encoding uncharacterized protein rab11fip5b: protein MPLISLDDDDQRWVPTHVNVTVLRARSLRTKGKQGSRYVYTIIQVGKEKYTTGLVEKADEPQWNEECAFELPPGLLEASGTSAYPPGSSNLVLTVMHRVLIGLDVFLGKTVVPLDKVFQEGTCPRNEWLKLHSKSGRKEKERGELQVTIQFTRNNMTASMYDLTVKDKPRSAFGKLKDRVTGRKRGDVESSSAILPGRYAALSGSVGPPFASDDGPQEPGEEDGVDEHRSKVKDFFLKGKLRKNSDTRSCSSLASDSSMASSTGDPFVPIELSRTPVYSSRVLEPFRMEGEGGIKVMTHKRAHSDEASKITGIPRPNPATETLKGQSTTLSQSTICINGSHIYSSEPVSPKSPSTIPAKRSLLEKCAPLSRSLQNLTRRGEDSQRSFSTEKSKKEDGEADGSVSQTTPEEKLVQATGPQTASGVMEVVDKGKKLRKTLFSSGRSDSLPAKPEQGQVSATLEGRRRGWFGSGDSHSKPRLGVSPKVESSSNTNPSPALSCPPSQPPCTLPIASMSPPSGDHSNPFTCPSPTPPSMSPTNPFLTRLQQNPFFEDLIAEEALKSPTAVYCSPSGVQNKMSVMKRERPRSMARQRSLPTIVPETPDTYSNSNTNPNYSLSERVGESDDFETFAIGRLKSPTATPTRPPSAPFLSRVPNLNQMVHVGNKADSRLRVDEVDMDVPKPWDIPPLPPRRPVRNQVTARERFADSWLDRAQELAVQKEACVLFQTDFASLQHVREGDMKRNSHVSCHTSSVKRNSETKLQGGLLEVGEERMVAHPPNSKGPTFDLTLNNVSHSSPNGLGEDTLHSHHSEPETLCFPSDFDTTVTESLCSSPQTQLKHDSESSCEIDPKQKISTEQKQTTNDIGLLTLPPRDSNNNMDSTSEFAYIDSESSASDVQPLFEMNKDVSKPSKGLNKCPNLNSSGSLHKYSPGLPEDVSSKKTRKDITSHVTDSPDHNHLDRLFQRSREGLERDAEHCNTISNCESHCEVDVLQNKEICVVTQTTSALGNDDIVTQIKPGSAENNDITRSSTHDVEEVHEQTSKHPDHPEDANLTSGVCFLKASETEDFSLTQDERISFKDLHAKVAPKCCRSPNVKSARIRPRSPKSASDLILHDLSPLPVPCTPACLHPDPPLPVNPPNEMPSMGSTSFTKAQPQVDAPLPLSPEETQPANVLLPLEESSPHPVKPLTNTTMQGEKKPESRSVLEKLKSTINPGRSVPPTSAEDEKTQLALMEARAQYQNMTNMELIALLLQQEMDVRKQRAETELQVALLEKRDAELKKMKAQVRDLEDYIDKLLVRIMEQTPTLLQVRARPK, encoded by the exons ATGCCTCTGATCAGCCTGGACGACGACGATCAGAGATGGGTCCCGACACACGTCAACGTGACCGTGCTTCGTGCGAGGAGTCTGCGGACGAAGGGCAAGCAAGGCAGTCGATATGTCTACACTATCATCCAGGTGGGCAAGGAGAAGTACACCACCGGCCTGGTGGAGAAGGCTGACGAGCCGCAGTGGAACGAGGAGTGCGCGTTCGAGCTGCCGCCCGGTCTGCTCGAGGCTTCGGGGACAAGCGCGTACCCGCCCGGGAGCAGCAACCTGGTTCTGACTGTCATGCATCGCGTGCTCATCGGTCTGGACGTATTTCTCGGTAAAACTGTTGTCCCGCTGGACAAAGTTTTTCAGGAAGGGACGTGTCCCAGAAACGA GTGGCTTAAGCTGCACTCCAAGTCAGGTCGAAAAGAGAAAGAGCGCGGAGAACTACAGGTGACCATCCAGTTCACCCGCAACAACATGACTGCTAGCATGTACGATCTCACTGTTAAGGACAAGCCTCGTTCGGCTTTTGGGAAGCTGAAAGACCGTGTCACGGGTAGAAAGAGAGGTGACGTGGAATCCTCCTCTGCCATTTTACCTGGCCGCTACGCCGCCCTTTCTGGCTCCGTGGGTCCGCCCTTCGCGAGCGATGATGGACCTCAGGAGCCGGGTGAAGAAGATGGGGTTGATGAACACAGGAGCAAGGTGAAAGATTTCTTCCTGAAGGGGAAACTGCGTAAGAATTCGGACACACGATCTTGTTCTTCTTTGGCATCTGACAGTAGCATGGCATCATCCACCGGGGACCCGTTTGTTCCGATAGAGCTGTCCAGAACTCCGGTCTACAGCAGCAGAGTGTTGGAGCCATTCCGCATGGAGGGTGAAGGAGGAATAAAAG TGATGACCCACAAGCGTGCACACAGCGATGAAGCCAGTAAGATCACAGGCATTCCTCGGCCTAACCCTGCCACAGAGACCCTAAAAGGTCAAAGCACGACGCTCTCCCAATCCACCATCTGCATAAACGGCAGCCATATCTACTCATCCGAGCCCGTCAGCCCCAAAAGTCCAAGCACCATCCCAGCCAAGCGTTCCCTGCTGGAGAAATGCGCACCACTTTCTCGTTCTCTTCAGAACCTCACTCGGCGCGGTGAGGATTCGCAAAGGAGCTTTTCGACTGAAAAGAGCAAGAAGGAAGATGGTGAGGCAGATGGATCTGTAAGCCAGACCACCCCAGAGGAAAAACTAGTGCAGGCAACTGGCCCTCAGACGGCATCTGGAGTCATGGAAGTGGTGGACAAAGGGAAAAAGCTGAGGAAGACTTTGTTTTCGAGTGGGAGGAGCGACTCTCTCCCAGCCAAGCCTGAACAGGGCCAGGTTTCTGCTACTTTGGAAGGCAGACGCAGGGGATGGTTTGGCTCTGGTGACTCCCACAGCAAGCCAAG GCTGGGAGTTTCTCCTAAGGTAGAGAGCAGCTCAAACACAAACCCTTCTCCTGCCCTCTCTTGCCCACCCAGTCAGCCCCCTTGCACTCTCCCCATTGCCTCAATGTCTCCCCCTAGTGGCGATCACTCCAACCCATTTACCTGTCCATCCCCAACACCACCTTCCATGTCCCCCACCAATCCTTTCCTCACGCGACTACAACAAAATCCATTTTTTGAGGATCTTATAGCTGAAGAAGCACTGAAGTCTCCTACTGCTGTTTACTGTTCTCCCAGTGGGGTTCAGAACAAAATGTCCGTGATGAAACGAGAGAGACCCAGGAGTATGGCCAGGCAGAGGTCTCTTCCAACCATTGTGCCTGAGACACCGGACACGTACAGTAACTCAAATACTAACCCGAACTATTCTCTGTCCGAGAGGGTCGGTGAATCTGATGACTTTGAGACGTTCGCCATCGGCCGGCTGAAATCACCAACGGCGACCCCGACTAGACCTCCATCAGCACCATTTCTCTCACGGGTACCTAACCTTAACCAGATGGTGCATGTCGGTAATAAAGCAGACAGTCGTTTGAGAGTCGATGAAGTTGATATGGATGTACCAAAGCCATGGGACATTCCTCCTTTACCACCACGTAGACCTGTGAGGAACCAAGTCACAGCTAGAGAGAGGTTTGCAGACAGCTGGTTAGATAGAGCTCAGGAGTTAGCAGTGCAGAAAGAAGCCTGCGTCCTCTTCCAGACTGACTTCGCGTCCCTGCAGCATGTGAGAGAGGGAGATATGAAGAGAAACTCTCACGTTTCATGCCATACTTCTTCAGTTAAGCGTAACTCTGAGACGAAGTTGCAAGGCGGTCTGCTTGAAGTTGGGGAAGAAAGAATGGTGGCACATCCTCCTAATTCGAAAGGTCCCACGTTTGATTTAACGTTGAACAACGTTTCCCACAGCTCTCCGAATGGTTTAGGTGAAGACACGCTCCATTCCCACCATTCTGAACCAGAAACGCTGTGTTTCCCGTCTGACTTTGACACCACAGTGACCGAATCGCTTTGCAGTTCCCCTCAGACTCAACTAAAACACGATTCAGAGTCTTCCTGTGAAATTGATCCAAAGCAAAAAATCTCCACTGAGCAAAAACAAACTACCAATGACATTGGTTTGCTTACCCTCCCTCCCAGAGATTCAAACAACAATATGGATAGTACTTCGGAATTTGCTTACATTGATTCAGAAAGTTCAGCGTCTGATGTCCAACCACTCTTTGAAATGAATAAAGACGTTAGTAAACCATCAAAAGGGCTGAACAAGTGTCCCAATTTGAACTCTTCTGGGTCACTACATAAATATTCACCAGGCTTGCCTGAGGATGTATCGTCCAAGAAGACTCGTAAAGACATCACATCACATGTTACTGACTCACCAGATCATAACCATTTGGATCGACTTTTTCAAAGATCACGTGAAGGGCTCGAAAGAGATGCAGAGCATTGTAACACAATTTCAAATTGTGAGTCTCACTGTGAGGTTGACGTTCTCCAAAACAAAGAGATCTGTGTGGTCACACAAACAACCTCAGCCCTTGGCAATGATGACATTGTAACTCAGATCAAACCTGGATCAGCAGAAAACAATGACATCACACGCAGTAGTACACATGATGTTGAAGAAGTGCATGAACAAACTAGTAAGCACCCTGATCATCCTGAGGATGCGAACCTGACGTCAGGCgtctgctttttaaaagccAGCGAGACAGAGGATTTCAGTTTGACCCAGGATGAGCGAATCAGCTTTAAGGACTTGCATGCAAAAGTAGCCCCAAAATGCTGCAGAAGCCCCAATGTAAAGTCAGCCCGAATTAGACCACGCTCTCCTAAATCTGCATCAGACCTCATTCTGCATGATCTTTCCCCCTTACCAGTACCTTGCACTCCTGCCTGTCTCCACCCTGACCCTCCCCTTCCTGTGAACCCCCCAAATGAGATGCCCAGCATGGGTTCCACTTCCTTCACCAAAGCCCAGCCCCAGGTTGACGCACCGCTCCCACTCTCACCTGAGGAGACACAGCCAGCCAACGTCCTCCTGCCCCTTGAGGAGAGCAG CCCTCACCCAGTGAAACCCTTGACCAACACAACTATGCAAGGAGAGAAGAAACCAGAAAGCCGCTCAGTGTTGGAGAAACTCAAGTCCACGATAAACCCAGGACGATCTGTGCCACCGACATCAGCTGAGGATGAGAAAACCCAG TTGGCTCTGATGGAGGCTCGGGCTCAATACCAGAACATGACCAACATGGAGCTGATAGCGCTGCTTCTTCAGCAGGAAATGGATGTTAGGAAGCAGCGTGCCGAAACTGAGCTGCAGGTGGCCCTGCTGGAAAAGCGAGATGCTGAATTGAAGAAGATGAAGGCTCAGGTCCGAGACCTGGAGGATTATATTGACAAACTGTTGGTCCGCATAATGGAACAGACACCCACCTTGCTGCAGGTACGCGCTAGACCGAAATGA
- the sfxn5b gene encoding sideroflexin-5b isoform X2, translating into MAEPGSGPVFQLGKPRYDQTAFLGRLRHFIDIIDPSTLFVTESRLKECIKLLDDFKQGKLSPGVTDYQLWEAQKVKQAIIHPDTGEKIFMPFRMSGYVPFGTPIVVGLLLPNQTLASTVFWQWLNQSHNACVNYANRNATKPTPTLKFIQGYLGAVTSAVSIAVGLNVLIQKSSKFNPATRLFIQRFIPFPAVASANICNVALMRHNELSEGIDVLDNNGNVVGSSRIAAKHALIETAVTRVVLPLPIFVLPPIIMAFFEKLPLMQAHRRMMLPVHSLVCLAVFGLSLPLAISLFPQMSQIETSHLEPEIAMATDCKVLTYNKGL; encoded by the exons ATGGCAGAACCAGGGTCCGGTCCAGTGTTTCAGCTGGGAAAACCGCGCTATGACCAG ACTGCATTTCTTGGCAGGTTGAGACACTTCATTGACATCATTGATCCTTCCACTCTTTTTGTGACGGAG AGTCGCTTAAAAGAATGCATCAAACTCCTGGATGATTTCAAGCAAGGAAAACTTTCTCCAGGAGTAACAGATTATCAG CTCTGGGAAGCTCAAAAGGTGAAGCAG GCCATAATTCACCCTGACACCGGTGAAAAGATATTCATGCCTTTTCGCATGTCGG gcTATGTCCCATTTGGAACACCAATT GTTGTCGGTCTTCTCCTTCCAAACCAGACTTTGGCCTCTACTGTGTTCTGGCAG TGGCTCAACCAGAGTCACAATGCTTGCGTGAACTACGCCAACCGTAACGCCACAAAG CCTACACCAACCTTAAAATTTATTCAGGGATACCTGGGAGCTGTCACCAGCGCTGTTTCTATAGCA GTTggtttaaatgtacttatccaAAAATCTAGCAAATTTAACCCTGCCACCAGACTGTTCATACAGAGGTTTATTCCATTCCCTGCTGTAG CGAGTGCAAACATCTGTAACGTGGCTCTGATGAGACACAATGAGTTGTCTGAGGGAATAGATGTGTTGGACAACAACGGGAATGTTGTGGGATCCTCACGAATAGCTGCCAAACAT GCACTGATAGAGACAGCAGTTACGCGAGTGGTTCTGCCGCTGCCCATATTTGTCCTTCCACCAATCATTATGGCCTTCTTCGAAAA GCTCCCTCTGATGCAAGCTCATCGTCGCATGATGCTTCCTGTGCACAGTTTAGTGTGTCTGGCTGTCTTTGGTCTGTCCTTGCCACTGGCCATCAGCCTTTTTCCACAAATGTCACAG ATCGAGACATCTCACCTTGAGCCAGaaattgccatggcaacagatTGCAAGGTGCTGACTTACAACAAGGGACTGTGA
- the sfxn5b gene encoding sideroflexin-5b isoform X1: protein MAEPGSGPVFQLGKPRYDQTAFLGRLRHFIDIIDPSTLFVTESRLKECIKLLDDFKQGKLSPGVTDYQPVCCVFISGKLWEAQKVKQAIIHPDTGEKIFMPFRMSGYVPFGTPIVVGLLLPNQTLASTVFWQWLNQSHNACVNYANRNATKPTPTLKFIQGYLGAVTSAVSIAVGLNVLIQKSSKFNPATRLFIQRFIPFPAVASANICNVALMRHNELSEGIDVLDNNGNVVGSSRIAAKHALIETAVTRVVLPLPIFVLPPIIMAFFEKLPLMQAHRRMMLPVHSLVCLAVFGLSLPLAISLFPQMSQIETSHLEPEIAMATDCKVLTYNKGL from the exons ATGGCAGAACCAGGGTCCGGTCCAGTGTTTCAGCTGGGAAAACCGCGCTATGACCAG ACTGCATTTCTTGGCAGGTTGAGACACTTCATTGACATCATTGATCCTTCCACTCTTTTTGTGACGGAG AGTCGCTTAAAAGAATGCATCAAACTCCTGGATGATTTCAAGCAAGGAAAACTTTCTCCAGGAGTAACAGATTATCAG cctgtgtgttgtgtttttatcTCTGGGAAGCTCTGGGAAGCTCAAAAGGTGAAGCAG GCCATAATTCACCCTGACACCGGTGAAAAGATATTCATGCCTTTTCGCATGTCGG gcTATGTCCCATTTGGAACACCAATT GTTGTCGGTCTTCTCCTTCCAAACCAGACTTTGGCCTCTACTGTGTTCTGGCAG TGGCTCAACCAGAGTCACAATGCTTGCGTGAACTACGCCAACCGTAACGCCACAAAG CCTACACCAACCTTAAAATTTATTCAGGGATACCTGGGAGCTGTCACCAGCGCTGTTTCTATAGCA GTTggtttaaatgtacttatccaAAAATCTAGCAAATTTAACCCTGCCACCAGACTGTTCATACAGAGGTTTATTCCATTCCCTGCTGTAG CGAGTGCAAACATCTGTAACGTGGCTCTGATGAGACACAATGAGTTGTCTGAGGGAATAGATGTGTTGGACAACAACGGGAATGTTGTGGGATCCTCACGAATAGCTGCCAAACAT GCACTGATAGAGACAGCAGTTACGCGAGTGGTTCTGCCGCTGCCCATATTTGTCCTTCCACCAATCATTATGGCCTTCTTCGAAAA GCTCCCTCTGATGCAAGCTCATCGTCGCATGATGCTTCCTGTGCACAGTTTAGTGTGTCTGGCTGTCTTTGGTCTGTCCTTGCCACTGGCCATCAGCCTTTTTCCACAAATGTCACAG ATCGAGACATCTCACCTTGAGCCAGaaattgccatggcaacagatTGCAAGGTGCTGACTTACAACAAGGGACTGTGA
- the sfxn5b gene encoding sideroflexin-5b isoform X3 — protein MPFRMSGYVPFGTPIVVGLLLPNQTLASTVFWQWLNQSHNACVNYANRNATKPTPTLKFIQGYLGAVTSAVSIAVGLNVLIQKSSKFNPATRLFIQRFIPFPAVASANICNVALMRHNELSEGIDVLDNNGNVVGSSRIAAKHALIETAVTRVVLPLPIFVLPPIIMAFFEKLPLMQAHRRMMLPVHSLVCLAVFGLSLPLAISLFPQMSQIETSHLEPEIAMATDCKVLTYNKGL, from the exons ATGCCTTTTCGCATGTCGG gcTATGTCCCATTTGGAACACCAATT GTTGTCGGTCTTCTCCTTCCAAACCAGACTTTGGCCTCTACTGTGTTCTGGCAG TGGCTCAACCAGAGTCACAATGCTTGCGTGAACTACGCCAACCGTAACGCCACAAAG CCTACACCAACCTTAAAATTTATTCAGGGATACCTGGGAGCTGTCACCAGCGCTGTTTCTATAGCA GTTggtttaaatgtacttatccaAAAATCTAGCAAATTTAACCCTGCCACCAGACTGTTCATACAGAGGTTTATTCCATTCCCTGCTGTAG CGAGTGCAAACATCTGTAACGTGGCTCTGATGAGACACAATGAGTTGTCTGAGGGAATAGATGTGTTGGACAACAACGGGAATGTTGTGGGATCCTCACGAATAGCTGCCAAACAT GCACTGATAGAGACAGCAGTTACGCGAGTGGTTCTGCCGCTGCCCATATTTGTCCTTCCACCAATCATTATGGCCTTCTTCGAAAA GCTCCCTCTGATGCAAGCTCATCGTCGCATGATGCTTCCTGTGCACAGTTTAGTGTGTCTGGCTGTCTTTGGTCTGTCCTTGCCACTGGCCATCAGCCTTTTTCCACAAATGTCACAG ATCGAGACATCTCACCTTGAGCCAGaaattgccatggcaacagatTGCAAGGTGCTGACTTACAACAAGGGACTGTGA